The genomic window GCCGCCGGACGAGTTCCAGCACCTGCTGCGTCTGCGCGACGCCGAGCGCGGCGGCGGGCTCGTCCAGCACGACGAGGCGGCTGTCCCACAGCACCGCGCGGGCGATCGCGACGGTCTGCCGCTGCCCGCCCGACAGCTCCGACACCCGGCGGCGCACCGACCCGACCGTCCGGACCGACAGGCTCGCGAGCGTCCGCCGCGCGGCCTCCTCCATCGCCGTCTCGTCCAGCGCGAGGCCGTTGCTGCGCTCCCGGCCGAGGAACATGTTCTCGACGACGTCGAGGTTCTCGCAGAGCGCGAGGTCCTGGTGGACGACCTCGATCCCGAGCGCGGCGGCGTCGCGGGGGCTGCGCGGCCGGACGGGCTCGCCGTTGAACCGGTACTCCCCCGCGTCGAACCCGTGGACGCCGCCGATCCCCTTGACGAGCGTGGTCTTGCCCGCGCCGTTGTCGCCGACGAGCGCGGTGACCTCGCCCGGGTAGGCGGTGAGCGCGACGTCGTGCAGCACCCGCACCGGCCCGAAGCTCTTGTCGATGCCGCGCAGGTCCAGGACGGGTCGCACCGCCGTTGCGTGTGACATTCCGAGGGGCTCCCACCGTGCCGCACGATCCTGGCCGGTGAGCCTAGCATCGGGCGGTTCGGGGACGGATCGGGCTGATCCGTCCCCGAACCTGGCGGCCCGCGTCACCGTCCCGTGGACGAGCGGCGCCGGCGCGCGGTGGCGTCGATGCTGGCCGCGAGCAGCAGGACGACTCCCGTGATGAGGAAGTTGAGGTAGGCCTTCGTCCCGAGCAGCCCGAGCCCGTTGTCGATGATCGCGATGACGAGGCCGCCGAGGACGGCGTCGCGGGCCCGGCCGCGTCCGCCGAACAGGCTCGTCCCGCCGATGACGGCCGCGCCGACCGCGTAGAGCAGCGTGTTCCCGCCGCCGGAGTCGGTGGCGACCGAGTTCAGCCGGGACGCCGCGACGATGCCGCTGACCGCCGCGAGCGCCGAGGAGATCATGAACACCGAGATCTTGATCCGGGTCACGTTGATGCCCGCGCGGCGGGCGGCCTCGGCGTTGCCGCCGACTGCGTAGATGTGGCGCCCGAACGACGTCCGGCCGAGCACGAACGTGCAGATGATCAGCAGGACGGCCACGAGCGGCACGCCCCACGGCACCCCGGCCAGCGTGACGAGCGGGCTCGGCGCGCGGTCCAGGCTGAGCAGGTACGTCCCGGCCAGCAGCACGACTGCGACCACCGCGACCCGCGCCGCGACCAGTTCGACCGGGCTGGCCGCCAGGCCGCGCGACCGCTGCCGCTGCCAGCGCCGGAGCTGCGTCGCGGCGTAGCCGACGGCGCACACGACGGCCGCCGTCCAGCCGAGCCAGAGCGGCATGTTCTTGTTGGCGAGCGCGACGATCACGTCGTCGTGGACGGGCACCGTGCCGCCCTCGCCGATCAGCCGCAGCGTGATGCCCTGGAGGCCGAGGAAGAACGCGAGGCTGACGACGAACGATGGAATCCGCACCACCGCGATCAGCCAGCCGAGCACCGTCCCGATGACGATGCCGATGGCGATGGCCGCGATCACCGCGACGTACCAGGGCTGCCCGGAGTCCACGATGAGCTTGGCCATCACGGCCGCGCACACGCCGCTCGCGACGCCCGCCGACAGGTCGATCTCGCCGAGCAGCAGGACGAAGACCAGGCCCATCGCGAGGATCGTCACCGGCAGCGCCTGCGTGGACAGGTTCGCGATGTTGCCCTTGCTGAGGAACGTGTCGGGCCGCAGCGCGGTGAACAGGACGATCAGCCCGGCGAGGCCGAGGATGGCCGGGATGGCGCCGAGGTCGCCGGAGCGCACCCGCAGCCAGTAGTCGCCGACGGCGGACCGCACGTCGGCCGTGCGGTGGTCGGCCGCGAAGTCGGAGTCGGCGAGCTTCACGCCGGGCCCCTTGCTCGCAGGGAGGTCAGTGGACATCGCGTCCCCCATCAGATGGTCTCTGCGGCGGTGGCCGGGGCGAGTCCGATGTCGCCCGACCGACCCGCGGTGATCAGCTCCACGACCTGCCCGGTCGTGACGTCCTCGCGCCGCACCTCCGCCGCGACGCGGCCGAGGTAGAGCGCGGTGATCCGGTCGGCCACCTCGAACACGTCGATCATGTTGTGCGAGATGAGCGCGACGGCGTGGCCGGTGTCGGCGAGCCGCCGGACGAGGTCGAGGACCTGCCGGGTCTGCGCGACGCCGAGCGCGGCGGTGGGCTCGTCCAGGATGACGACCTTGGAGTCCCACAGGGCGGCCTTGGCGATGGCGACGGTCTGCCGCTGCCCGCCCGACAGGCTCGCGACCTGCTGCCGGACCGACTTCACGGTCCGGACCGACAGGCGCGCGAGCGTCTCGCGCGCGGCCTGCTCCATCGAGTCCTCGTCGAGGACCAGGCCCCGCGTGCGCTCGCGGCCGAGGAACATGTTCTGGACGATGTCGAGATTGTCGGCCAGCGCGAGGTCCTGGTAAACCACCTCGATGCCGAGGTCGGCGGCGTCGCGCGGGCTGTCGATCCGGACCGGGCGGCCGTCGAACTCGACGGTGCCGCCGTCGATCGGGTGAATGCCCGCGATGCACTTGATCAGGGTGGACTTGCCCGCGCCGTTGTCGCCGACGAGGGCCATCACCTCGCCCTGGCGCAGCGTGAAGTCCACGTCGTGGAGCACGTGGACCGGCCCGAAGCTCTTGTTCACTCCGGCCAGGCGCAGGACGGGTTCGCCGTTCTCTGCCACGGATCCTCCTTGCGGTCCGGTGGCCCCGGGCGGACCCCTCGGCGGAGGGGTCCGCCGCGAGGCCGGGCGGGGGTCGTCACCGGTGAGCGCGGGCGGGCGCGCTCACCGGCGCGGGGGTGGGGTCACTGGATCCCGGCGTCGGCGCACTTCTTGGCGTAGGCGCCCTTGCACAGGTCGGCCTTGTTGACGAAGCCGTCGTCCACGACCTTCTTGACCCCGTCCTTGAAGGTGGGGATCACGGGGATGAACACCGACGGGACGTCGCGCTTGCCCTGCGGGTCGTTGATCGTGCTGTTGGTCGCGGCCTTCTCGCCCTTCAGCAGCGACAGCGCCAGCTTGGCGGCGGCGTCGGCCTCCTGGTTGACGGGCTTGTAGACGGTCATGCACTGCGTGCCGTCGAGGATGTTCTGCAGGCCCTGGAGGCTCGCGTCCTGGCCGGTCACCGGGACCTTGCCGGCCTCGCCGTTCTTCTTCAGGATCGAGATGGCCGAGTTGCCGAGGCCGTCGTTGGCGGCCAGCACGCCGTCGATCTTGCCGCCCTGCTGGGTGAAGATCTGCTCGAAGATCGTCGCGGCCTTCTGGTTGTCCCAGTCGGGGACGGCCTGCTCGGCGACCTTGGTGTAGTTCGGCACCTTGTCCAGGATGTTGTGGGCGCCCTGGGCGAACAGCGTCGCGTTGTTGTCGGTGGCCGCGCCGTTGAGGTAGGCGATGTTGGCCTTCTTGTCGCCGAGGCACTTCTGGAGGCCCTTGGCGAGTTCCTCGCCGACCTTCACGCTGTCGAACGAGACGTAGTAGTCGGCGACGCCGCCGAGGGTGAGCCGGTCGTAGTCGATCGTCTTGACGCCCTGCGACTGCGCCTTGCGCTCGACGGCGGCGGCGGAGTTGGAGTCCAGGCCGTCCACGAGCAGGACGGTCACGCCACTGGTGATCATCTGGTCGGCGATCGTCTGGAAGCGCTGCGTCGAGCCTTCGGCGTTCTGGATGTCGTACTTGACGCCGGCGGCCTTGAACGCCTTCTCCAGCAGCGGGCGGTCGAAGCTCTCGTAGCGGACGGACGACTTGGTGTCGGGCAGGATCACGCCGATCTTGCCCTTGGCAGCGGCGTCCGATCCGGAGCCGGAGCCCTTGTCGTCGCCGCACGCGGTGAGCGAGAGGGCGGCGGCCACGGAGACGGCCGCGAAACCGAGGATCCCCTTGCGCATGATCCCGGGTCCTTTCTGGGGGCGGCCGCGAAGGCCGGAGGGGTGGGACCGGCCGGTGATCGAGATCACAGCGACCGAATGTTGTACCCGGCAACTTATGTCGCCCGTCGGCGGATTGCCAGAGGTCGAACCGACCAATTTGTTGTCGGCAGTAACAATCCAGTAACAGGCCCGTCACCTGGGCGAAGAGGTCGTACGCCCGTCACAGTACGTCGCGTGCGGGCATGACCGGGCCGGGTGGGGCGATGGGTGGGAGACCTCGCATATGTTCGCGAAGCCAACGATTGCCGGATCCGGACGGCGGCCGGGGCGGGGGGTCAGCGGGGACGTTCGGCGACCGTGATCATGCAGCTCCCGTCCCGGGACGGACCGGAGCGTCGCTGCATGACCACGTCGTTCACTGGACGGCGAGCACCAGCGCGACCCGTTCGGCCGCGACGGTCACGTCGGCCGCGGGCGCGATGCGCTCCGCCCACGACCACCAGAACCACCAGCCGTCCGGCCCTTCCTCCGCGAGAATGTTCTCCGAGAGGGCCGACGCGTCCGGATTGGTGACGTGCAGGCTCGGCGCCTGGTCCCGGGGCAGCGTGATCCGCACGCGGAACCCGCGCCCGGCCAGCTCGGCGCCCAGCATCTCCAGATACTCCATCCGCGACTTGAGCAGCGCGGCTGTTCCCGTTTCGTCAGGCGTCATCCCTTGTCGCTCCTGTGGAATCCGCATGGCCCGACAACGGCTCAGCCTCCCCCCTGGCCGGGCTCCACGCAAGCACTTCCGGCAGGTCAGCGGCGGGTCGGCAGCCGGTTCGCCCGATCTGGCCGAGACGAGGCATTCGATTCGATGCGGTTCGCGGTAAGTTGCGCGTACTGACGTACACGGAGGATGGGGGCACGATGACCGTGGGCGCCGGCGGGAACCAGGACTGGACCCGGCCCGACCAGCCGCTGCCGGCGCGGCCCGCCGCCGCGCCGCCCGCCTACCCCGAGGCCCCGGCCTACCCCGAGCCGCCCGCCGACGCCGCGCCCCCGGCGCCGGCCCGCGAGGACACGGCGAACTGGCACCGCTTCCACTACCCGGTCGGCGTCTTCCTCGCGGCGTTCGGCATCGCAACCCTGGCGACGACCGCGCTGGACGTCGCCGGACGCCGCGCCGACCTCGGCGCCTACGTCGGGTCCGGTCTCGGGCTGCCCGCGCTGGTCGCGGTGAAGGCGGTGCAGTTCGCGCTCGTCCTCGTGGCCGCCGCCGCGCTGGCCCGCCGCCGCGACGTGTGGTTCCTGCCCGCGCTCGCCGCCTGGGCCGCCGGGTACGGCGTGTTCGCGGCGCTGGACGTGGTCCACGGCAAGTGGCTCGCGCTCGGCCTGCACCTGGTCTACCTGGCGGGGTTCGCGGCGGTGCTGGCCGTCTCCTACAGCCTCAGCGTGAAGGCCCGCGCCGCCGGGTCGTCGGGGCAGCAGCCGCTGCCGGTGCTGCCCGGCCGCACGCAGGAACTCGCGCTCGCCGCGATGAACAAGTGGCGCCAGCAGCGACCCGAGCCCGCGCCCGCGCCCGCGCCGGAGGACCGGACGATGCCGCATCCGCTGCCGTCCAACGACCCCGCGCCGACCCGTCCGCAGGCGCTGCCGCCGCGCCGGTCCCCCGACGAGACGCTGCTCGACCCGCCGGAGCAGCCCTGACCGTCAGGTCTCCAGCCAGGCGACGGCCGTCATCGTGCCGGGCGCGACCTCGGTGAACCCGCCGTCCCGGACGGCCACGGCCGAGCGCTTCACGCACGTCTCCCACGGGACGCCGTGGACGACGCGCACGCGCGTCCCCGCGTCCGTCCAGGCCCGCAGTTTCCGTCCGGGCAACGCGCGCAGCAGGAGCTGGGCGGCGTGCCCGCACTGCGCCGCCGCCTTCCCCGTCGTGATCGTCACGCCGGGGTTCAAAGCGATCGCCGCGTAGGGCGCAGGCGGGACGGGCGGCTCGTCCCCGACTTCCAGGTCCAGCCCCGCCACCTGGAGCTTCGCCAGCGCGGGCGGCACGTCGGCGACCGGCGACGGCACGAACGCGCGGACCTCCGCGCCGCCGCACACCACCGTCACGCCCGGCAACTCCTGCGCCTGCGGCCAGCGGACGCCGCGCGCCCGCCGGGTGACCTTGCGGATCCGCCGCGCCTCCCACTCGGCGACGGCCGCGTGCCACTCCCCGTCCGGCGCGGCGGCGCGCGGGTCGGTGAGCAGCCGCGCGACGGCCGTCGCGGCGGCGGCGCACACCGCGTCGTGGCCGGGCGGGTCCGCCTTCTCCACGCGGACGACGAGCTGCATCGCCCACGGCGGGTCGTCGCGGGGGTCGTGTTCGGGTCGCACGGGGCGAGTATTCCACCCCCGGTGAGCGGCGCCACGCCGGACGGACGGGGCGGAAACCGCGACCGTACGTCCCGGAGATGGACAATGGCGGAGACAGCGCGCGACAACGGGCCTTCCGGAGGGGGCGGCGGATGACGCGAGCAGGCGACCCGGCCGGGGGCCGGGCATGACGGCGACGGCGCCCGGGGAGACGGTGCCGGGCATCGGGACGTTCTTCGTCGGGATCGACGTCGCGCCCGGCCGGTACCGGTGCACGGAGGCCAAGGGCGGCTGGTGGGTGCGGTTCACCGGGCCGGGCGGCGGGGAGCCGGTCGGGTCGTGGCCGCTGCCGCCGGGCCCGGCCGAGGTCGAGATCTCCCCCACCGACTTCGCGTTCGAGACGCACGTCGCGTCGGACTGGGAGCGGGTGGGCGCCCCGCTCGGGCTTCCGGCGCGGGCGCTGCCGGGCGAGGCGCGTCCGGTCGCGGACCCGACGCTGCGCGCGGACCTGGACCGCATCGTGCGGCGCGGGCGCCCGCTGGTGTGGTTCGGGCCGCTGGCGCTGCTCGCGCTCGGCGCCGGGGCGGCGGCGCTGCTCGGCGCGTGGCTGGTGCCGCTGGCGCTGGTCGCGGTCCTGCTGTGGGCGATCGTGCCGGGCGTGACGCTGGACGCCCGCCGCGCCCGCGAACTGGACCGGCGGCGGGACCGGTACGTCGTCCCCGAGGACCTGGACGCCCCGGCGCTGGCGCTGCTGGCGCGGGCGCAGCGGGCGATCGACACCGTCCTGACCGCCGAGGTGCACCGGGAGGGGCTGCTCGACGCGATCGACAACGCGGTGACGCTGCCCCGGCAGGAGTGGGAGATCGCGCAGATCCTCGCCCGGCAGGCGCGGCTGCGGACGGCGCGCGACGCCGACACCGTCGAGGACGAGTTCCCCGAGGTCGAGGCGGCGCTGCGTCCGCTGCGCGAGAAGCT from Actinomadura rubteroloni includes these protein-coding regions:
- a CDS encoding aminoacyl-tRNA hydrolase, whose translation is MRPEHDPRDDPPWAMQLVVRVEKADPPGHDAVCAAAATAVARLLTDPRAAAPDGEWHAAVAEWEARRIRKVTRRARGVRWPQAQELPGVTVVCGGAEVRAFVPSPVADVPPALAKLQVAGLDLEVGDEPPVPPAPYAAIALNPGVTITTGKAAAQCGHAAQLLLRALPGRKLRAWTDAGTRVRVVHGVPWETCVKRSAVAVRDGGFTEVAPGTMTAVAWLET
- a CDS encoding sugar ABC transporter substrate-binding protein, translating into MRKGILGFAAVSVAAALSLTACGDDKGSGSGSDAAAKGKIGVILPDTKSSVRYESFDRPLLEKAFKAAGVKYDIQNAEGSTQRFQTIADQMITSGVTVLLVDGLDSNSAAAVERKAQSQGVKTIDYDRLTLGGVADYYVSFDSVKVGEELAKGLQKCLGDKKANIAYLNGAATDNNATLFAQGAHNILDKVPNYTKVAEQAVPDWDNQKAATIFEQIFTQQGGKIDGVLAANDGLGNSAISILKKNGEAGKVPVTGQDASLQGLQNILDGTQCMTVYKPVNQEADAAAKLALSLLKGEKAATNSTINDPQGKRDVPSVFIPVIPTFKDGVKKVVDDGFVNKADLCKGAYAKKCADAGIQ
- a CDS encoding sugar ABC transporter permease, with the protein product MSTDLPASKGPGVKLADSDFAADHRTADVRSAVGDYWLRVRSGDLGAIPAILGLAGLIVLFTALRPDTFLSKGNIANLSTQALPVTILAMGLVFVLLLGEIDLSAGVASGVCAAVMAKLIVDSGQPWYVAVIAAIAIGIVIGTVLGWLIAVVRIPSFVVSLAFFLGLQGITLRLIGEGGTVPVHDDVIVALANKNMPLWLGWTAAVVCAVGYAATQLRRWQRQRSRGLAASPVELVAARVAVVAVVLLAGTYLLSLDRAPSPLVTLAGVPWGVPLVAVLLIICTFVLGRTSFGRHIYAVGGNAEAARRAGINVTRIKISVFMISSALAAVSGIVAASRLNSVATDSGGGNTLLYAVGAAVIGGTSLFGGRGRARDAVLGGLVIAIIDNGLGLLGTKAYLNFLITGVVLLLAASIDATARRRRSSTGR
- a CDS encoding ATP-binding cassette domain-containing protein — protein: MAENGEPVLRLAGVNKSFGPVHVLHDVDFTLRQGEVMALVGDNGAGKSTLIKCIAGIHPIDGGTVEFDGRPVRIDSPRDAADLGIEVVYQDLALADNLDIVQNMFLGRERTRGLVLDEDSMEQAARETLARLSVRTVKSVRQQVASLSGGQRQTVAIAKAALWDSKVVILDEPTAALGVAQTRQVLDLVRRLADTGHAVALISHNMIDVFEVADRITALYLGRVAAEVRREDVTTGQVVELITAGRSGDIGLAPATAAETI
- a CDS encoding ATP-binding cassette domain-containing protein, with the protein product MSHATAVRPVLDLRGIDKSFGPVRVLHDVALTAYPGEVTALVGDNGAGKTTLVKGIGGVHGFDAGEYRFNGEPVRPRSPRDAAALGIEVVHQDLALCENLDVVENMFLGRERSNGLALDETAMEEAARRTLASLSVRTVGSVRRRVSELSGGQRQTVAIARAVLWDSRLVVLDEPAAALGVAQTQQVLELVRRLADKGLAVVLVSHNMNDVFAVSDRIVALYLGRTAAQVRTADVTHRQVVELITSGRTGDLGLPA